Proteins from a single region of Chloroflexota bacterium:
- a CDS encoding methyltransferase domain-containing protein: MKPQPFSLFDAAPDDLLDLPFDQYTRHRIVRVVAECVRGAQGAHALHVLDVGGYPCLTPRFLPADRVRVVDVVNPRSDHLAWVEGDSCGTENPGNGAAGASAAYIRADGSCLPFKPRAFDLVVSLDSLEHVPPDRRPAYVAELARVSRGFVLILAPFAQDETELAERLLAEFVRVVNREEQPQLREHRAFGLPRLDDWTRFAEDHGLPYVTFCSGFVYNWLPMMLLKHYVSSLPDSEALHRAIDRFYNVTLQHSDAKAPGYRQGLLIAAGGAQSVLQEATSRLAPGIEADRDEVIERMEQIGLLLKLADLHVSSRRDDRLRDDLLAKDRHILNVEHALRESQARGAALEQQVKALEHEIALIRAGRAVHALESLAKIRQGVSALLSGRSIPPPKGGHSDRKPDG; encoded by the coding sequence GTGAAGCCGCAGCCTTTCTCCCTGTTCGACGCCGCACCGGATGATCTGCTGGACCTCCCGTTCGACCAGTACACGCGGCACCGAATCGTGCGCGTCGTCGCCGAATGCGTTCGGGGCGCCCAGGGAGCGCATGCGCTCCACGTTCTCGACGTCGGTGGATATCCGTGCCTCACCCCACGGTTTCTGCCGGCTGATCGAGTCCGGGTCGTCGACGTGGTGAATCCCCGCTCCGACCATCTGGCCTGGGTTGAAGGAGACTCCTGTGGCACGGAGAATCCCGGGAATGGAGCCGCCGGCGCATCAGCCGCATACATCCGCGCCGATGGGTCCTGCCTTCCCTTCAAGCCTCGCGCGTTCGATCTCGTCGTGTCCCTGGACTCGCTGGAGCACGTGCCCCCGGATCGGCGCCCTGCGTACGTAGCCGAGCTGGCGCGGGTGAGCCGTGGGTTCGTGCTCATCCTCGCTCCGTTCGCCCAGGACGAGACTGAGCTAGCCGAGCGGTTGCTCGCGGAGTTCGTTCGCGTCGTGAATCGAGAGGAGCAGCCGCAGCTTCGGGAACATCGCGCGTTCGGCTTGCCGCGACTGGACGACTGGACGCGTTTCGCGGAGGATCACGGTCTCCCTTACGTCACCTTCTGCAGCGGGTTCGTGTACAACTGGCTGCCCATGATGCTGCTCAAGCACTACGTGTCGTCGCTGCCAGACTCCGAGGCCCTCCATCGGGCGATCGATCGGTTCTATAACGTCACCCTCCAGCACTCAGACGCCAAGGCGCCCGGCTATCGACAGGGTTTGTTGATCGCGGCCGGCGGCGCCCAGAGTGTGCTTCAAGAAGCCACGAGCCGCCTGGCCCCCGGGATAGAGGCCGACCGGGATGAGGTGATCGAGCGGATGGAGCAGATCGGACTGCTCCTGAAGCTCGCCGACCTTCACGTGTCGTCTCGTCGCGACGATCGGCTGCGGGATGATCTGCTGGCAAAAGACCGACACATTCTGAACGTTGAACACGCGTTACGCGAATCCCAGGCCCGCGGCGCGGCCCTCGAGCAACAGGTCAAGGCCCTGGAACACGAGATCGCCCTGATCCGAGCAGGGCGCGCCGTGCACGCGCTCGAATCTCTCGCCAAGATTCGTCAAGGTGTATCGGCGCTGCTCTCGGGGAGATCGATCCCACCACCGAAAGGCGGGCACTCCGACAGGAAGCCCGATGGCTGA
- a CDS encoding ABC transporter ATP-binding protein: MDRATNLPRHVVRFEHVSKRFRIQHERPRSFQDLLVSGMRRRESEEFWALRDVSFEAEPGVSLGVIGANGSGKSTMLKLLTRILTPTSGRIVVNGRVSALLELGAGFHPELSGRDNVFLNASILGLPRREVANRFDDIVRFAGLERFIDIPVKHYSSGMYARLGFAVAMHVDPDILLIDEVLSVGDEGFQERCLDAIRTFHRAGKTLILVSHDVASICNICTEAIWLESGRIRAHGPPRVVVSDYQAAAHGTAAPDLKVAPAAGALDDAPPPSEPVPDRWGSGEVEILDVEFLDGDGQPRSAFRMGQPLVIALRYRAKERIEAPVFGIGLTSVDGVHIAGPNTRVDGARIDSIYGDGRVFYATDELPLLPGVYAVSASVYDETCTHAYDFHDRRYALRVLADESGVRYGLVRIPARWSHVAGAERAERLNAETFRGVRRA, encoded by the coding sequence ATGGATAGGGCGACGAATCTCCCGCGCCACGTCGTTCGTTTCGAGCACGTGTCGAAGCGGTTTCGAATCCAGCACGAGCGTCCGCGCTCGTTCCAGGACCTCCTGGTCAGCGGCATGCGCCGCCGCGAGTCCGAGGAGTTCTGGGCGTTGCGGGACGTATCGTTCGAGGCGGAGCCCGGCGTGTCGCTCGGCGTCATCGGCGCGAACGGCTCCGGCAAGAGCACCATGCTGAAGCTTCTGACGCGCATTCTCACGCCGACGTCCGGGCGCATCGTCGTGAACGGCCGAGTCTCGGCGCTCCTGGAGCTCGGGGCGGGATTTCACCCCGAGCTATCAGGTCGGGACAACGTCTTCCTGAACGCCTCGATCCTGGGTCTGCCGCGTCGTGAGGTGGCAAATCGATTCGATGACATCGTGCGATTCGCGGGGCTGGAGCGGTTTATCGATATCCCTGTCAAGCACTACTCATCGGGCATGTATGCGCGACTGGGCTTCGCCGTCGCGATGCACGTCGATCCAGACATCTTGCTAATCGATGAGGTGCTGTCGGTAGGGGATGAGGGGTTCCAGGAGCGCTGCCTCGACGCCATTCGGACGTTTCATCGCGCCGGGAAGACGCTGATCCTCGTGAGCCACGACGTCGCGTCGATCTGCAACATCTGCACGGAGGCGATCTGGCTCGAGTCCGGGCGGATTCGCGCCCACGGGCCCCCGCGGGTCGTGGTCAGCGACTACCAGGCTGCCGCGCATGGCACTGCCGCGCCGGATCTCAAGGTCGCACCCGCGGCCGGTGCGCTCGATGACGCACCGCCCCCGAGTGAGCCGGTCCCCGACCGGTGGGGAAGCGGCGAAGTTGAGATCCTTGACGTGGAGTTTCTCGACGGCGACGGCCAACCGCGTTCGGCCTTTCGGATGGGCCAGCCTTTGGTCATCGCGTTGCGGTATCGCGCAAAGGAGCGGATCGAGGCGCCGGTCTTCGGCATCGGCCTGACCAGCGTCGATGGGGTGCACATCGCGGGCCCGAACACGCGAGTGGATGGCGCCCGCATCGACTCAATCTATGGCGATGGACGCGTGTTTTACGCGACGGATGAGCTTCCGCTCTTGCCCGGCGTCTACGCCGTATCGGCGTCGGTCTACGACGAAACGTGCACCCACGCGTACGACTTCCACGACCGACGGTACGCGCTGCGTGTTCTCGCCGATGAATCGGGGGTCCGATACGGTCTCGTCAGGATTCCGGCGCGCTGGTCCCATGTCGCCGGGGCCGAGCGCGCGGAGCGGCTGAACGCCGAGACGTTTCGTGGGGTACGCCGCGCGTGA
- a CDS encoding flippase encodes MSLLYSVPSATLRRACAVRGGRTILPIAGMILADSASPDHGHVENGPSAPGHGQIPPTRLTAAQRIAKNAAVPTVANLINRGLDFGFAIVMLRVLGPTEVGRYTWAVLVVGYFDILINFGLAVLITRDVARDPGAAGRYLGGALVVRGAMWAGAMAISALIAGPLASTIGIADEVRLTLLLLTLGIGVSNASGIAGALFNAAERMEVPALVTIFTSAMKVVSGVVVLAAGLGIVGIGAVSVGVNLATAAVLAALFVRLVGTPHPTVSFSSARAMVQDSYPLMINNLLATLFFRVDGLILRAMAGDAALGWYGSAYKFIDGIGTIPANVTLALFPILSRISDGSTGPTAHPSAEMSRIVEIALKALLSIAFPISVGATLLAEPLIRGFAGEQYLPHAAIALRILVWYAPFGFVNSLLQYVLIAANRQRFITVAFFGAALFNAVVNLFAVSRWSYVGAAIVTVASEVLLLTLFLVALRTRIRVQGALRQGWRPLVAAGIMAPVVWLVGNGSIGFAVLSGAVMYSLALVALGGVRKDELELIRQAIPLGALPARQGTGARD; translated from the coding sequence TTGAGCCTGCTATACTCGGTTCCATCCGCCACATTGCGGCGGGCCTGCGCCGTCCGAGGAGGCCGGACGATCCTTCCCATCGCCGGAATGATCCTCGCCGATTCCGCGTCCCCCGACCACGGACACGTCGAAAATGGTCCCTCTGCGCCCGGGCACGGTCAAATCCCGCCGACCCGCCTAACCGCGGCTCAGCGAATCGCCAAGAACGCGGCGGTCCCCACCGTCGCGAACCTCATCAACCGTGGCCTCGACTTCGGTTTCGCCATTGTTATGCTGCGCGTCCTCGGACCAACCGAGGTGGGGCGGTACACCTGGGCCGTCCTGGTCGTGGGCTATTTTGACATTCTCATCAACTTCGGTCTGGCCGTACTGATCACCCGAGATGTTGCGCGCGATCCGGGAGCCGCCGGACGCTACCTCGGGGGCGCGCTGGTCGTTCGGGGCGCCATGTGGGCTGGAGCCATGGCAATATCAGCCCTCATTGCTGGGCCACTGGCATCCACCATTGGGATCGCGGACGAGGTGCGCCTCACGCTGCTTCTCCTGACCCTCGGGATCGGGGTCTCCAACGCGTCCGGGATTGCAGGCGCGCTCTTTAACGCCGCCGAGCGCATGGAGGTCCCCGCACTGGTGACGATCTTCACGAGCGCCATGAAGGTCGTGTCCGGCGTCGTCGTCCTCGCCGCTGGGCTGGGAATCGTGGGGATTGGCGCCGTATCGGTTGGCGTCAACCTGGCCACGGCCGCTGTCCTGGCCGCGCTCTTCGTTCGGCTTGTCGGCACACCTCACCCCACTGTTTCGTTTTCCAGCGCGCGCGCCATGGTCCAGGATTCATACCCGTTGATGATCAACAATCTCCTCGCTACGCTTTTCTTTCGCGTCGACGGGTTGATCTTGCGGGCGATGGCCGGAGACGCCGCGCTTGGGTGGTATGGATCCGCATACAAATTCATCGACGGAATCGGGACGATCCCGGCCAACGTCACGCTGGCCCTCTTCCCGATTCTCTCCCGTATCTCCGACGGCTCCACCGGGCCGACAGCGCATCCTTCGGCTGAGATGTCCCGCATCGTCGAGATCGCCCTGAAGGCGCTTTTGAGCATCGCCTTTCCAATCTCCGTCGGCGCCACGCTGCTCGCCGAGCCGCTGATCCGCGGGTTTGCCGGCGAGCAGTATCTGCCTCACGCTGCCATCGCGCTGCGGATCCTGGTCTGGTACGCACCGTTCGGGTTCGTAAACAGCCTGCTGCAGTATGTGCTCATCGCAGCCAACCGACAGCGCTTCATCACCGTCGCCTTTTTCGGCGCGGCGTTGTTCAATGCCGTGGTGAACCTTTTCGCCGTCTCGCGCTGGAGCTACGTCGGCGCCGCCATCGTTACCGTGGCCTCGGAGGTCCTCCTGCTGACCCTGTTTCTCGTCGCCCTGCGGACCCGCATTCGAGTCCAAGGCGCACTGCGGCAGGGATGGCGACCCCTCGTCGCGGCGGGCATCATGGCGCCGGTGGTATGGCTCGTCGGGAATGGGTCAATCGGGTTCGCGGTGCTGTCTGGAGCGGTGATGTACAGCCTCGCGCTCGTCGCCCTAGGCGGCGTTCGAAAGGACGAGCTGGAGCTGATTCGCCAGGCTATTCCGCTGGGAGCACTTCCCGCGCGGCAGGGCACCGGCGCCCGAGATTGA